The Columba livia isolate bColLiv1 breed racing homer chromosome 13, bColLiv1.pat.W.v2, whole genome shotgun sequence genome has a segment encoding these proteins:
- the PSMD7 gene encoding 26S proteasome non-ATPase regulatory subunit 7, which translates to MPELAVDRVVVHPLVLLSVVDHFNRIGKVGNQKRVVGVLLGSWQKKILDVSNSFAVPFDEDDKDDTVWFLDHDYLENMYGMFKKVNARERIVGWYHTGPKLHKNDIAINELMKRYCPNSVLVIIDVKPKDLGLPTEAYISVEEVHDDGTPTSKTFEHVTSEIGAEEAEEVGVEHLLRDIKDTTVGTLSQRITNQVHGLKGLNSKLLDIRSYLEKVAMGKLPINHQIIYHLQDVFNLLPDVNLQEFVKAFYLKTNDQMVVVYLASLIRSVVALHNLINNKIANRDAEKKEGQEKEESKKERKDEKEKDKEKSDVKKEEKKEKK; encoded by the exons ATGCCGGAGCTGGCGGTGGACCGCGTGGTGGTGCACCCGCTGGTGCTGCTCAGCGTCGTCGATCACTTCAACAG AATAGGAAAAGTTGGGAACCAGAAGCGAGTCGTTGGTGTGCTGCTGGGCTcctggcagaaaaaaatcctggatGTGTCCAACAGTTTTGCAG TACCTTTTGATGAGGATGACAAGGATGACACTGTGTGGTTTCTGGACCATGACTATCTGGAGAACATGTATGGAATGTTTAAGAAGGTCAATG CTAGAGAAAGAATAGTTGGTTGGTACCACACAGGCCCTAAACTGCACAAGAACGACATTGCCATCAATGAGCTGATGAAAAGATACTGTCCGAACTCT GTGTTGGTGATTATTGATGTGAAGCCGAAGGACCTGGGGCTGCCCACAGAGGCTTATATTTCAGTTGAAGAAGTTCACGAT GACGGGACTCCCACCTCCAAGACATTTGAGCATGTGACGAGCGAGATCGGAGCGGAGGAGGCGGAGGAGGTTGGTGTTGAACACCTGCTGCG AGATATCAAGGACACAACGGTGGGCACTCTGTCCCAGCGGATCACGAATCAGGTCCATGGCTTGAAGGGACTGAACTCCAAACTTCTGGACATCAGGAGCTACCTGGAGAAAGTGGCCATGGGCAAGCTCCCCATCAACCACCAGATCATCTACCACCTCCAGGACGTCTTCAACCTGCTGCCCGATGTCAACCTGCAGGAGTTCGTGAAGGCCTTTTACTTGAAGACCAATGACCAGATGGTGGTGGTTTATCTGGCATCCCTCATCCGCTCTGTGGTTGCCCTGCACAACCTCATTAACAACAAGATTGCCAATAGGgatgcagagaagaaagaaggacaggaaaaagaagaaagtaaaaaggagaggaaagatgagaaggagaaagacaaggagaagagtgATGtcaagaaagaggagaaaaaggagaaaaagtaa
- the WWP2 gene encoding NEDD4-like E3 ubiquitin-protein ligase WWP2 isoform X6, with protein MIQEPPLPPGWEMKYTNEGVRYFVDHNTRTTTFKDPRPGFESGSKQGGSPGAYDRSFRWKYHQFRFLCHSNALPSHVKISVSRQTLFEDSFQQIMNMKPYDLRRRLYIIMRGEEGLDYGGIAREWFFLLSHEVLNPMYCLFEYAGKNNYCLQINPASSINPDHLTYFRFIGRFIAMALYHGKFIDTGFTLPFYKRMLNKRPTLKDLESIDPEFYNSIIWTKENSLEECGLELYFIQDMEILGKVTTHELKEGGESIRVTEENKEEYIMLLTDWRFTRGVEEQTKAFLDGFNEVVPLEWLRYFDEKELELMLCGMQEIDMNDWQKNTIYRHYTKNSKQIQWFWQVVKEMDNEKRIRLLQFVTGTCRLPVGGFAELIGSNGPQKFCIDKVGKETWLPRSHTCFNRLDLPPYKSYEQLKEKLLYAIEETEGFGQE; from the exons ATGATCCAggagccgccgctgccgcccggcTGGGAGATGAAGTACACGAACGAGGGCGTGCGCTACTTTGTGGACCACAACACTCGCACCACCACCTTCAAGGACCCACGCCCTGGATTCGAGTCTGG gaGCAAGCAGGGCGGGTCTCCAGGAGCGTATGATCGGAGCTTTCGCTGGAAGTACCACCAGTTCCGCTTCCTCTGCCAC TCAAATGCGTTGCCCAGCCATGTGAAGATCAGTGTTTCCCGACAGACGCTCTTCGAGGACTCGTTCCAGCAG aTCATGAACATGAAGCCATACGACCTACGGCGCCGTTTGTACATCATCATGCGAGGGGAGGAGGGCCTGGACTACGGCGGCATCGCCAG GGAGTGGTTCTTCCTCCTGTCGCACGAGGTGCTGAACCCCATGTACTGCCTCTTCGAGTACGCCGGCAAGAACAACTACTGCCTGCAGATCAACCCAGCCTCCTCCATCAACCCCGACCACCTCACCTACTTCCGCTTCATCGGCCGCTTCATTGCCATG GCTCTCTATCATGGCAAGTTCATCGACACCGGTTTCACACTGCCCTTCTACAAGCGAATGCTGAACAAGCGGCCCACGCTGAAGGACCTGGAATCCATCGACCCCGAATTTTACAACTCTATCATCTGGACCAA GGAGAACAGCCTGGAGGAGTGCGGCCTGGAACTGTACTTCATCCAGGACATGGAGATCCTGGGCAAGGTGACCACCCACGAGCTGAAGGAGGGTGGCGAGAGCATCCGGGTGACGGAGGAGAACAAGGAGGAGTACATCAT gctgctgaCGGATTGGCGGTTCACACGAGGCGTGGAGGAGCAGACCAAGGCTTTCCTGGATGGCTTCAATGAGGTGGTGCCGCTGGAGTGGCTGCGCTACTTCGACGAGAAGGAGCTGGAG ctgatGCTGTGCGGCATGCAGGAGATCGACATGAATGACTGGCAGAAGAATACCATCTACCGGCACTACACTAAGAACAGCAAACAGATCCAGTGGTTCTGGCAG GTGGTTAAAGAGATGGACAATGAGAAGAGGATCCGGCTGTTGCAGTTTGTGACGGGAACGTGCCGCCTGCCCGTCGGGGGCTTCGCGGAGCTCATTG GCAGCAACGGGCCCCAGAAGTTCTGTATCGATAAAGTTGGCAAAGAGACGTGGCTGCCTCGGAGCCATACGTG CTTTAACCGCCTGGATCTCCCTCCCTACAAGAGCTATGAACAGCTGAAGGAGAAGCTGCTTTATGCCATTGAGGAGACAGAAGGATTTGGACAGGAGTGA